The following coding sequences lie in one Vibrio toranzoniae genomic window:
- a CDS encoding ABC transporter ATP-binding protein, whose protein sequence is MSSTLSLNSEVSPPMPVIDSETPIEIKFENVGVQYYSVPSWLGGKAFKALQNIDLNVEDKSLAIVGRSGAGKSTLIELLFGLKAPTLGSISLFGHSLPIRNSKAQATVCRLIQLVPQEPHTSLNPYYTVRQILAEPLSNLNVYGNHESIIEETLLDVGLPATLLSLKPNQLSTGQAQRVAIARALVVRPAVLVADEPTSSLDPVNRQRLLDLLNSLKKKRDMRLILVTHDLGAAQALCEEILVLDHGEMVEHGPTPQVMSEPAHPATQMLIESQPLSKSTC, encoded by the coding sequence ATGAGCTCGACTTTATCACTAAATTCAGAAGTCTCACCGCCAATGCCTGTGATTGATTCAGAAACACCGATTGAGATTAAGTTCGAGAATGTCGGGGTTCAGTATTACTCAGTGCCGAGTTGGTTGGGTGGTAAGGCGTTCAAAGCGCTACAGAATATCGACCTCAATGTTGAAGACAAAAGCCTGGCCATTGTTGGACGTTCTGGTGCCGGTAAATCTACGCTGATTGAACTGCTGTTTGGTTTGAAAGCGCCTACTCTCGGTAGCATCAGCTTGTTTGGTCATTCGCTGCCTATTCGTAATAGCAAAGCGCAAGCTACGGTGTGTCGCTTGATTCAATTGGTGCCACAAGAACCACACACTAGTCTTAACCCTTACTACACCGTTCGACAGATCTTAGCTGAGCCGCTAAGTAACTTAAATGTTTATGGCAATCATGAAAGCATCATTGAAGAGACGCTGTTGGACGTTGGCTTACCTGCCACTTTGCTATCGCTAAAGCCCAATCAGCTTTCTACAGGCCAAGCTCAACGTGTAGCCATTGCTCGGGCACTTGTCGTTAGACCCGCGGTATTAGTTGCCGATGAGCCAACCAGTAGCCTAGATCCTGTCAATCGACAGAGGCTACTCGACTTATTGAATTCATTGAAAAAGAAGCGCGATATGCGCCTTATTTTGGTGACACACGACCTAGGTGCAGCACAAGCGCTTTGCGAAGAAATTCTGGTTCTTGACCATGGCGAGATGGTGGAGCATGGACCGACACCTCAAGTGATGAGCGAACCTGCTCATCCAGCGACTCAGATGCTGATCGAATCTCAGCCTCTTTCGAAATCTACTTGTTAA
- a CDS encoding ABC transporter permease subunit — protein sequence MLSAETLRRTLFILTPWLSRIASLIVVVILVGLMPDIAGIDPSQSILRARAGQQHLLTPEALAAVRADLQLDRSASERLIDWIGSAFSGDLGKSWIDGSSVALGIQKTASTSLFLMSSALVMTFVLCGAGLLATLRSWKKGKLGQSYSSLSTVLISLPEYVVASVLILVFSIWLVWLPPYGWQGWQDIWLPSLALALPASGLFSRLLRDSLQRVLNEPWVITWLSANVHSNQIIRFALKRALSSLIPQIAMIVIGLTGGAVAVELIFSIPGIGRMILGAAKAQDLPMLQGGLLVLLLFSIAVSSMSLFVQQLILGHSLKSGKLISSHSSFRFTQSRAKRITAFTIFSFLIAIVVWAAFRDPYTSQFARLASPSWQAPLGADGIGRDLLARIGSGMVATFQAGILATFLSLVTGIIMGFNTRFSQGLIEITKGIPYIIAGLLVAGLTGMNPNSALIAIVLVSWAPLAAHCSSLIVEAKAQPYTHLAPLWGTSKLRIFRFYLLPYVLPPLLRHAMLRLPVITLSLTSLSFIGLGAKPPAPEWGLMIAENLPYIERAPIAVMGPIVGLILLGSAINMMFDD from the coding sequence ATGCTATCTGCTGAGACTCTGCGTCGAACCTTATTTATCTTGACGCCTTGGCTATCAAGAATTGCCTCACTGATTGTGGTGGTGATTCTTGTTGGCTTGATGCCTGACATTGCAGGCATCGACCCAAGCCAATCCATTCTGCGTGCGAGGGCGGGGCAACAACACCTGCTTACGCCTGAAGCTTTAGCGGCAGTACGTGCTGATCTTCAGCTTGATCGTTCGGCGAGCGAGCGCCTGATCGACTGGATAGGAAGTGCCTTTTCTGGTGACTTAGGTAAGTCATGGATTGATGGTTCTTCGGTTGCATTAGGCATTCAAAAGACAGCGTCTACGTCCCTGTTTTTGATGTCTAGCGCGCTTGTGATGACTTTCGTACTGTGTGGCGCAGGCTTACTGGCTACCTTGCGCAGTTGGAAGAAGGGCAAATTAGGGCAGAGTTACAGCAGTTTAAGCACCGTATTAATATCCTTGCCAGAGTACGTGGTGGCCTCGGTATTAATACTGGTGTTCTCAATCTGGTTAGTTTGGTTACCACCGTATGGTTGGCAAGGCTGGCAAGATATCTGGCTACCGAGTTTAGCACTTGCGCTGCCTGCTAGCGGCCTGTTTAGTCGCCTACTCAGAGACAGTTTACAACGCGTTTTAAATGAACCTTGGGTGATCACGTGGCTCAGTGCCAACGTTCACTCCAACCAAATTATTCGCTTTGCGCTGAAAAGAGCGCTGAGCAGCCTGATCCCACAGATCGCGATGATCGTGATCGGCTTGACGGGTGGCGCGGTCGCGGTCGAGCTTATCTTCTCGATTCCCGGTATCGGGCGTATGATTCTTGGTGCTGCGAAGGCGCAAGATCTGCCGATGTTGCAAGGTGGCTTACTGGTATTGCTTCTGTTTTCGATTGCAGTGAGCAGCATGAGCTTGTTTGTTCAGCAGTTGATTCTTGGCCACAGCCTGAAAAGCGGCAAGCTGATTAGTAGCCACTCTTCGTTTCGTTTTACGCAGAGTCGCGCTAAACGTATTACTGCTTTTACGATTTTCTCATTCCTAATTGCCATCGTGGTTTGGGCTGCATTTCGTGACCCATACACTAGCCAATTTGCACGTTTGGCATCACCGAGCTGGCAAGCGCCTTTGGGTGCGGATGGCATTGGCCGAGACCTGTTAGCGAGAATCGGCTCTGGTATGGTCGCGACCTTCCAAGCCGGTATCTTGGCGACGTTTTTGAGTTTGGTGACAGGCATTATCATGGGTTTCAATACCCGCTTTAGCCAAGGCCTTATCGAGATAACTAAGGGTATCCCTTACATCATTGCCGGGTTGCTAGTTGCGGGTTTAACGGGGATGAACCCGAACAGTGCATTAATCGCGATTGTATTGGTCTCTTGGGCGCCATTAGCGGCGCATTGCTCAAGCTTGATAGTGGAAGCGAAGGCTCAGCCTTATACTCACCTCGCGCCGTTGTGGGGAACCAGCAAACTTAGAATCTTCCGTTTTTATCTGTTGCCTTACGTATTGCCACCGTTGCTAAGACACGCAATGCTGAGGCTGCCAGTGATTACATTGAGCCTGACCTCGCTGAGCTTCATCGGTTTAGGAGCCAAACCGCCTGCACCGGAATGGGGCTTGATGATTGCAGAGAATTTGCCATACATTGAACGCGCGCCAATCGCTGTCATGGGACCAATTGTTGGTCTGATTCTGTTAGGTTCTGCAATTAACATGATGTTTGATGATTAA
- a CDS encoding ABC transporter substrate-binding protein — protein MRFNSIKLACALALALPLTGCFDSQPESSDAAVKSEIRVAMMQPPRTGLSPLSDDAFKLSRWSTAETLVNLSPTSEAEPMLATDWKHVDPLTWQFTVRQGVKFHDGSTLTAESVVNSLQKALEAAPKPRILDGVDLEVKAMDNYRVEIKTSFDDPLLPSRLSSPQLAILAASAYQEDGRVSPIGAGTGPFELTEINGTTSAKLKRFDGYWGEKAQVESVIAEYVPNGFARAAALRTGTADIVEAVPVSQIATIDSNLLYEVAMPRTNTLYLNNKSGVFSDIELRKVAAAAVDREQIVNTVYENHADIAQGLLGPALAWAEPIRPEGQAVDKTLQANGERIVIGTFTDRAELPEVAALLKQQLEAAGFKVELDIREYAQIENDALSGKFDAFILSRATVLDSGDPVAYMMSDFGCKGSFNLGQFCSQEVDQALTHADLQPLGALRQQAIIAVEQKILNDFAAIPLLHERVIQGESERVSNVVRDPSERRLVDQTTQVKKATQVN, from the coding sequence ATGCGTTTTAATTCAATCAAACTGGCTTGCGCTCTAGCGCTGGCTCTGCCTTTGACGGGCTGCTTTGACTCTCAACCAGAGTCGAGCGATGCGGCGGTCAAATCCGAAATTCGTGTTGCGATGATGCAGCCACCAAGAACAGGTCTATCGCCACTTTCTGATGACGCGTTCAAACTATCACGTTGGAGCACGGCTGAAACGCTAGTCAACCTAAGCCCAACTTCAGAAGCTGAGCCAATGCTGGCAACGGATTGGAAACACGTTGATCCACTGACTTGGCAATTCACGGTTCGCCAAGGTGTTAAATTCCACGATGGTTCGACATTAACCGCAGAGTCTGTTGTGAACTCTCTACAGAAAGCGCTGGAAGCGGCGCCTAAACCACGCATCCTAGATGGTGTAGATTTAGAAGTGAAAGCGATGGACAACTACCGCGTAGAGATCAAGACCAGCTTTGATGACCCTCTTCTACCAAGCCGTTTATCAAGCCCTCAATTAGCGATCCTAGCAGCAAGCGCGTACCAAGAAGATGGTCGTGTTAGCCCAATTGGGGCAGGTACTGGTCCGTTTGAATTGACAGAAATTAACGGTACAACCAGCGCGAAACTAAAACGTTTCGACGGTTACTGGGGTGAAAAAGCACAAGTTGAATCTGTAATTGCAGAATACGTTCCTAACGGCTTTGCTCGTGCTGCAGCTCTAAGAACCGGTACGGCAGACATTGTTGAAGCTGTGCCAGTTTCACAAATCGCGACCATTGATTCGAACCTGCTTTACGAAGTAGCCATGCCTCGTACCAACACGCTTTACCTGAACAATAAGTCAGGCGTATTTAGCGATATTGAACTACGTAAAGTCGCGGCGGCTGCTGTAGACCGTGAGCAAATTGTGAATACTGTTTATGAAAACCACGCGGATATCGCGCAAGGTCTATTAGGTCCAGCTCTTGCTTGGGCTGAGCCGATTCGACCTGAAGGTCAAGCTGTAGATAAAACGCTACAAGCAAACGGTGAAAGAATTGTTATCGGTACCTTTACCGACCGTGCTGAGCTTCCAGAAGTGGCAGCGCTACTTAAACAACAACTTGAAGCGGCTGGCTTCAAAGTTGAGCTGGATATCCGTGAATACGCTCAGATTGAAAACGATGCGCTATCAGGAAAGTTCGATGCGTTCATCCTTTCTCGTGCAACCGTTCTAGATTCGGGTGACCCAGTGGCTTATATGATGAGTGACTTTGGCTGTAAGGGTTCATTCAACCTTGGTCAATTCTGTTCTCAAGAAGTTGACCAAGCGCTAACTCACGCTGACCTACAACCATTAGGTGCACTGCGTCAGCAAGCGATCATCGCAGTTGAGCAAAAAATTCTCAACGACTTCGCTGCTATTCCATTGCTTCACGAACGTGTGATTCAAGGTGAAAGCGAGCGTGTAAGCAATGTGGTTCGTGACCCAAGTGAACGTCGCTTGGTTGACCAAACTACACAGGTTAAGAAAGCGACACAGGTTAACTAA
- the lldD gene encoding FMN-dependent L-lactate dehydrogenase LldD, translating to MIISASTDYRAAAKAKLPPFLFHYIDGGSYGEHTLRRNTADLAEIALKQRVLNDMSDLNLETELFGEKLAMPIALAPVGLTGMYARRGEVQAAKAADNKGIPFTMSTVSVCPIEEVAPKIERPMWFQLYVLKDRGFMKNVLERAKAAGVTTLVFTVDMPVPGARYRDMHSGMSGPNAAMRRVFQSMRHPSWAVDVGLLGKPHDLGNISTYRGSPTKLEDYIGWLGDNFDPSISWKDLEWIRDFWDGPMVIKGILDEEDAKDAVRFGADGIVVSNHGGRQLDGVLSSAKALPAIADAVKGDTKILVDSGIRTGLDVVRMMAMGADCTLLGRSFVYALAAQGQAGVENLLDLYDKEMRVAMTLTGAKTIKDLTRESLVGLD from the coding sequence ATGATCATATCCGCATCGACTGATTACCGCGCCGCAGCAAAAGCGAAACTGCCTCCGTTTCTTTTCCACTACATTGATGGCGGCTCTTACGGAGAGCATACCCTACGCCGCAACACGGCTGACCTTGCTGAGATTGCGCTCAAGCAGCGTGTCCTCAATGACATGTCGGACCTAAATTTGGAAACCGAGTTGTTCGGCGAAAAGCTCGCGATGCCGATTGCCTTAGCTCCGGTTGGCCTAACGGGCATGTACGCACGACGTGGTGAAGTGCAAGCAGCAAAAGCTGCAGACAACAAAGGCATCCCTTTTACCATGTCGACTGTGTCGGTGTGTCCGATTGAAGAAGTGGCACCTAAGATTGAACGCCCAATGTGGTTTCAACTTTACGTGCTAAAAGACCGTGGCTTCATGAAGAACGTTCTTGAACGCGCAAAAGCGGCTGGCGTAACAACACTAGTCTTCACCGTTGATATGCCCGTACCGGGCGCTCGCTACCGTGACATGCACTCCGGAATGAGTGGCCCAAATGCAGCGATGCGTCGTGTATTCCAATCGATGCGTCATCCTAGTTGGGCGGTGGATGTTGGCCTATTGGGTAAACCGCACGACCTTGGCAACATCTCTACTTACCGCGGTTCTCCTACCAAGCTGGAAGACTACATCGGTTGGTTGGGCGATAACTTCGACCCATCGATCTCATGGAAAGACTTAGAGTGGATCCGTGACTTCTGGGACGGCCCAATGGTCATCAAAGGCATTCTTGATGAAGAAGATGCAAAAGATGCCGTGAGATTTGGCGCAGACGGCATTGTGGTTTCAAACCACGGCGGCCGTCAACTTGATGGTGTTCTATCGAGTGCCAAAGCCTTGCCTGCAATTGCAGATGCAGTAAAAGGCGACACTAAGATTCTGGTCGACTCTGGTATTCGTACTGGCTTGGATGTGGTTCGCATGATGGCGATGGGCGCAGATTGCACCTTGCTTGGCCGCTCTTTCGTTTACGCATTAGCAGCGCAAGGACAAGCAGGTGTGGAAAACCTACTCGACCTGTACGACAAAGAGATGCGCGTTGCGATGACTCTAACTGGCGCTAAGACAATCAAAGACTTAACGCGTGAATCTTTGGTGGGGCTAGATTAA
- a CDS encoding ATP-binding cassette domain-containing protein, whose product MKAPLLSVDRLTIKTSSKTLFQDINFDMYRGELLAIMGPSGIGKSMLSRAIAGFMPEMVEAEGHISLSGEAVCGLPMLQRTAAQRPAVIFQDALQALNPLVSIEGQLCLALTGTRTKLKSQDKTKLTELLVQLGFPNPETILPLYPSQISGGQRQRVCIAIGLLSNADIIIADEPTSALDPVTEQEILKLIRDNVKQRQIGGLLITHDLHSALACDKLLVIDDGGVVAYGAPKHALESSSHAFCCSLRDLIE is encoded by the coding sequence GTGAAAGCCCCACTTTTGTCTGTTGACCGATTAACGATCAAAACCTCTTCGAAAACACTTTTCCAAGATATTAATTTCGATATGTATCGAGGAGAACTGTTGGCGATCATGGGGCCTTCAGGCATTGGTAAGTCGATGCTTTCACGTGCGATCGCGGGCTTTATGCCAGAAATGGTTGAGGCTGAAGGTCATATCTCTCTATCTGGTGAAGCGGTGTGTGGTTTGCCGATGTTGCAAAGAACGGCAGCACAAAGGCCGGCGGTTATCTTCCAAGATGCGCTTCAAGCGTTAAACCCTCTGGTTTCCATTGAAGGCCAACTTTGCCTTGCCTTGACGGGTACTCGCACCAAGCTTAAATCACAAGACAAAACTAAGCTCACCGAACTGTTGGTGCAGTTAGGATTCCCAAATCCAGAAACCATCTTGCCGTTGTATCCGAGCCAAATCTCTGGAGGACAACGTCAACGAGTGTGCATTGCGATTGGCTTGTTGAGTAACGCCGATATCATCATTGCAGATGAACCAACCAGTGCGTTAGATCCGGTAACAGAACAAGAGATACTCAAGCTGATTCGAGACAATGTAAAGCAACGCCAAATTGGTGGCTTGTTGATTACCCATGACCTGCACAGCGCCTTAGCGTGTGACAAGTTATTAGTCATCGATGATGGCGGTGTGGTGGCTTATGGTGCACCGAAACACGCGCTGGAATCGAGCTCTCATGCTTTCTGCTGTTCATTGAGAGACCTAATCGAATGA
- a CDS encoding L-lactate permease, which produces MSETLLALLAFSPIVVAAILLVGLNWPAKKAMPVAFALTVAIALLSWDMSGTRVLASVFQGFGITVSVLWIVFGAIFLLNTLKHTGAITTIRNGFTDISADRRVQAIIIAWCFGSFIEGASGFGTPAAIAAPLLVAIGFPALAAVLMGMMIQSTPVSFGAVGTPIIVGVNKGLDTHNIGESLIANGSTWDAYLQQITSSVAIIHACVGVMMPVLMAMMLTRFFGKNKSWTEGLDILPFALFAGAAFTIPYALTGVFLGAEFPSLIGGLVGLAVVVTAAKRGFLVPKSKWDFESEDKWPAEWLGSLKVDVDDTHSNNKKDHKKMSMAMAWAPYVLLAVTLVASRVSPEFKGLLKSVSLSFSNILGETGVSTAIQPLYLPGGILVFVALVAVLIQSRSAAPLVKAFGESSKTLIGAGFVLVFTIPMVRIFINSGVNGADLASMPVTTANFAADLVGGAFPALSATVGALGAFIAGSNTVSNMMFSQFQFEVAQTLNISSVVVVSLQAVGAAAGNMIAIHNVVAASATVGLLGREGATLRKTIIPTFYYLVMSGIIGLVVIYGFKMTDVLM; this is translated from the coding sequence ATGAGTGAAACTCTACTGGCTCTATTGGCCTTTTCACCAATAGTTGTTGCAGCGATTCTGCTGGTTGGCCTGAATTGGCCTGCGAAAAAAGCGATGCCAGTGGCATTTGCATTGACCGTTGCTATCGCCTTATTAAGTTGGGATATGTCTGGCACTCGCGTGCTGGCTTCTGTGTTCCAAGGCTTCGGCATTACGGTGTCGGTTCTCTGGATTGTGTTTGGCGCTATCTTCTTATTAAACACTTTGAAACACACCGGAGCTATCACCACCATTCGCAATGGCTTCACTGATATTTCAGCGGACCGTCGTGTACAAGCGATCATCATCGCTTGGTGTTTTGGTTCATTCATTGAAGGTGCATCCGGCTTTGGAACACCTGCTGCAATCGCTGCCCCACTCTTGGTTGCAATCGGCTTCCCAGCATTAGCTGCCGTGCTAATGGGGATGATGATTCAGTCTACGCCGGTATCATTCGGCGCGGTTGGTACACCTATCATCGTTGGCGTAAACAAAGGTTTGGATACGCACAACATCGGTGAAAGCCTGATTGCCAATGGTTCAACATGGGATGCTTACCTACAACAGATCACATCAAGTGTTGCGATCATCCACGCCTGCGTTGGTGTGATGATGCCTGTGCTTATGGCAATGATGCTGACTCGCTTCTTCGGTAAGAACAAAAGTTGGACTGAAGGTTTAGATATTCTGCCGTTCGCACTGTTCGCAGGTGCTGCTTTCACCATTCCTTACGCACTCACTGGTGTCTTCCTAGGTGCTGAGTTCCCATCACTGATTGGTGGTTTGGTTGGCCTTGCTGTTGTAGTAACGGCAGCGAAACGTGGCTTCCTTGTTCCAAAGTCAAAGTGGGATTTCGAAAGCGAAGACAAATGGCCTGCTGAATGGCTAGGTTCTTTGAAGGTCGATGTAGACGACACTCATTCAAACAATAAGAAAGATCATAAAAAAATGAGCATGGCGATGGCGTGGGCACCTTATGTGCTGCTCGCAGTGACTCTGGTTGCTAGCCGTGTGAGCCCTGAATTCAAAGGCCTACTGAAGAGCGTTAGCCTTTCATTCAGCAACATCCTTGGCGAAACCGGCGTAAGCACAGCGATTCAGCCTCTATACCTACCGGGCGGTATCTTAGTATTCGTAGCATTAGTTGCAGTTCTAATACAGTCACGCAGCGCAGCACCTTTAGTAAAAGCCTTTGGTGAATCAAGTAAAACCCTGATTGGTGCAGGCTTTGTGCTGGTGTTCACTATACCGATGGTACGTATCTTCATTAACTCTGGCGTGAACGGTGCTGATTTGGCAAGTATGCCAGTAACCACTGCGAATTTCGCGGCTGACTTAGTGGGCGGAGCATTCCCCGCACTGAGTGCAACGGTCGGTGCTTTAGGTGCTTTCATTGCAGGTTCGAACACAGTATCGAACATGATGTTCAGCCAATTTCAGTTCGAAGTCGCGCAAACTCTGAATATCTCTAGCGTTGTAGTTGTCTCCCTACAAGCCGTGGGTGCCGCCGCCGGTAACATGATTGCGATTCACAATGTGGTCGCCGCATCGGCAACGGTTGGTCTATTGGGACGCGAAGGCGCAACACTGCGTAAAACAATTATCCCAACGTTCTACTACTTAGTAATGAGTGGAATCATCGGCCTCGTAGTTATCTACGGGTTCAAAATGACAGACGTACTTATGTAG
- a CDS encoding FAD-binding and (Fe-S)-binding domain-containing protein — METTTSHERVVDAQAYQQLEAILAQKIETERIVTQEAKRLAYGTDASFYRLVPKMVLRLKNLDEVIFTIQSCRELGIHFTFRAAGTSLSGQAVSDSVLITLTDDWRGHEIVDNGNQIILQPGVIGADANKYLAPFQRKIGPDPASINTCKIGGIAANNASGMCCGTAQNSYRTVESMKVVLSDGTLLDTADNASVEAFKQSHKTLFDGIVELHRQTSSNQELADRIRHKYRLKNTTGYALNALVDYHDPIEIIKHLMIGSEGTLGFIAEITYNTVIEHPNKASALLVFADIEQASKAVTTLSKTPVAAVELMDGRALRSVADKPGMPAFMSSLNLEAAAILVESHASSQPDLDLQCKSILDALTEYTIVESVPFTSEPKTVATLWGIRKGMFPAVGAVREVGTTVIIEDVAFPVENLANGIRELQDLFDKYDYSEAIIFGHALEGNLHFVFTQGFDSQEEIDRYGGFMDDVAELVAVKYQGSLKAEHGTGRNMAPYVELEWGKDGYALMQQIKALFDPERLLNPGVIINDNPNSHITNLKPMPAADDLVDRCIECGFCEPVCPSRTLTLSPRQRIVLYRELQRRRAAGEEIEASELEKTFEYQGIDTCAATGLCAERCPVGINTGDLIKKLRIAKYEKFTPIAKWTADHFSTTTKLTKAGLKTNQMASKVLGANTVGKLTNGLRSMTKGATPVWIPEMPQSNSHSLVSSPMTAETSNNTKKVVYLPSCASRTMGQQSDAGDQRPLTEVTMSLLRKAGFEVILPKKLDDQCCGMPYDSKGMTDLAQSKAQQLEEVLWQASRQGEYPILMDTSPCAKRSIEQFTKPLEVLEPTGFVNQYLLEHLTLAPLKETVMLHVTCSSRRMGLEGAMLNLAKACTEEVIVPEHIQCCGWAGDKGFTTPELNKAAVHPLKEQVPSNCTRGFSNSRTCEIGLSHHSGIPYQSILYLVDEVAQ; from the coding sequence ATGGAGACAACTACATCCCATGAGCGAGTAGTAGACGCACAAGCTTATCAGCAGCTTGAAGCAATACTGGCTCAAAAAATAGAAACAGAACGCATTGTCACTCAAGAGGCAAAGCGCTTGGCTTACGGCACCGATGCGAGTTTCTATCGCTTGGTGCCGAAAATGGTTCTAAGGCTCAAAAACTTAGACGAAGTCATATTCACCATTCAAAGCTGCCGCGAACTCGGTATTCATTTTACCTTTCGCGCCGCTGGCACTAGCCTTTCAGGACAAGCCGTTTCAGACTCGGTACTCATCACTCTAACCGACGACTGGCGCGGCCATGAGATTGTCGATAACGGCAATCAGATCATTCTTCAGCCCGGTGTGATTGGCGCAGATGCCAACAAATACCTTGCCCCTTTCCAACGTAAAATCGGCCCAGATCCAGCTTCAATCAATACTTGTAAAATCGGCGGTATTGCCGCGAACAACGCCAGTGGCATGTGTTGTGGTACTGCGCAAAACTCCTATCGCACCGTCGAAAGCATGAAAGTCGTGTTGAGCGATGGCACCCTGCTCGATACCGCAGATAATGCTAGCGTTGAAGCGTTCAAGCAATCACACAAAACGCTGTTTGATGGCATTGTTGAACTTCACCGCCAAACCAGCTCGAATCAAGAACTCGCAGACAGAATCCGCCATAAGTACCGCCTCAAAAATACCACTGGCTACGCCCTGAATGCCTTGGTCGATTACCACGACCCAATCGAAATCATCAAACACCTGATGATCGGCTCTGAAGGCACGCTAGGCTTCATCGCCGAGATCACCTACAACACGGTTATTGAACACCCGAATAAAGCCTCTGCGCTGTTGGTATTTGCCGACATCGAACAGGCAAGTAAAGCCGTGACTACGTTGTCCAAAACTCCGGTTGCAGCCGTGGAATTAATGGACGGCAGAGCACTCCGTTCAGTGGCTGATAAGCCGGGTATGCCTGCCTTTATGTCGAGCCTAAACTTAGAAGCGGCGGCTATTTTGGTGGAGTCACACGCCAGCTCCCAGCCGGACTTAGATTTACAATGTAAATCAATTTTGGACGCATTGACTGAATACACGATTGTTGAATCGGTTCCTTTCACTTCCGAACCGAAGACAGTCGCGACTCTTTGGGGCATTCGTAAAGGCATGTTCCCAGCGGTTGGCGCCGTGCGTGAAGTGGGTACGACGGTCATCATTGAAGATGTGGCTTTCCCTGTCGAAAACCTTGCGAACGGTATTCGAGAGCTGCAAGATCTGTTTGATAAATACGACTACAGCGAAGCGATCATTTTCGGCCACGCTCTAGAAGGCAACCTGCACTTTGTGTTTACCCAAGGCTTTGATAGCCAAGAAGAGATCGACCGTTACGGTGGTTTCATGGATGACGTAGCCGAGCTCGTCGCCGTGAAATACCAAGGTTCTTTGAAAGCGGAACACGGCACTGGCCGCAACATGGCGCCTTATGTGGAATTGGAATGGGGCAAAGATGGCTACGCCTTGATGCAACAGATCAAAGCGTTGTTCGATCCAGAAAGACTGCTCAACCCTGGCGTGATTATTAACGACAATCCAAATTCACACATCACGAATTTGAAGCCAATGCCTGCTGCCGATGACCTTGTTGACCGCTGTATTGAATGTGGCTTCTGTGAGCCTGTTTGTCCGTCTCGCACGCTGACTCTATCACCACGCCAACGCATTGTTCTGTACCGAGAACTGCAACGTCGCCGTGCTGCGGGTGAAGAAATAGAAGCAAGCGAGCTAGAGAAAACCTTCGAATACCAAGGCATTGATACCTGCGCTGCAACTGGCCTGTGTGCTGAGCGTTGCCCAGTGGGAATCAACACCGGTGATTTGATTAAAAAGCTTCGTATTGCCAAGTACGAGAAATTTACGCCAATCGCGAAGTGGACAGCGGATCACTTCTCGACCACCACCAAGCTGACTAAGGCTGGCCTCAAAACCAACCAAATGGCGAGCAAAGTGTTAGGCGCAAATACCGTCGGTAAGCTAACCAATGGCTTGCGCTCGATGACTAAAGGCGCGACACCGGTTTGGATTCCAGAGATGCCGCAATCCAACAGTCACTCGCTAGTCTCATCACCAATGACAGCCGAAACATCGAACAACACTAAGAAGGTGGTTTACCTCCCTTCGTGTGCCAGTCGAACCATGGGGCAACAGAGCGATGCAGGCGATCAACGCCCTCTTACTGAAGTGACCATGTCTCTGCTTAGGAAGGCGGGATTCGAGGTGATTCTGCCGAAGAAACTAGATGACCAATGTTGTGGTATGCCTTACGACAGCAAAGGCATGACCGACCTAGCCCAATCCAAAGCGCAACAGCTAGAAGAAGTGTTGTGGCAAGCCAGTCGTCAGGGTGAATACCCAATCTTGATGGACACTAGCCCATGTGCCAAACGCAGTATTGAGCAGTTCACTAAGCCATTAGAAGTGCTAGAACCGACAGGGTTTGTGAATCAATACTTGTTAGAACACCTGACGCTTGCACCACTTAAAGAGACCGTGATGCTGCATGTGACTTGTAGCTCTCGCCGAATGGGCTTAGAAGGTGCGATGTTAAACCTTGCTAAAGCTTGTACCGAAGAGGTGATTGTTCCTGAGCATATTCAATGCTGTGGTTGGGCGGGTGATAAAGGTTTTACCACGCCAGAGTTGAATAAAGCAGCTGTGCATCCACTCAAGGAACAAGTGCCGAGCAACTGCACTCGTGGCTTTAGTAACAGCCGAACCTGTGAGATCGGCTTGTCGCATCACAGTGGTATTCCGTATCAATCAATCTTGTACTTGGTGGATGAAGTGGCGCAGTAA